Below is a window of Brachyspira pilosicoli DNA.
TTTCTAAAATATAAGTGAATTCTTTTAATACATCTGGAGTAAAATTTTCAACTTTTATTGGAGACATTCTAAACATTTTAAACTCTCCGTTTCTGCGATTAGATACAATCCTAATTAATTCACTAAATGCCACAAATACAAAATTTCGTATATTTTCATTTTTGATTGTTAGAATATGTTTTTTAATCATTTGAAGCTGTAATATCACTCTCGGTTTAAACCAATAGCCAATATTTTTAAAATCAGGTACTTCAAAATTAATTTTATTTAATTTTATATATTCTCTAAGATATTTTGGAGCATTATCTCCCCAACCATTTTTTGATGTAATATCAATTTTTTTCTTACAATACTCATCTGCACCTTCATAAAAATTCATATTTTCATTATAATCATTATTAATATTTTCTAAAAAAACTGAAACTTCTTTTTTAAGCTCATGTATATTAAGTTTATTAGTTTTTACTTTTGAAATAAGTATAGCAAGCGGATTAATATCGTTTCCATACACTGTTTTAATATTAGCAAGCATACCTTCAACAAGAACTGTACCTGAGCCAGAAAATGGGTCAAGCAAAGAATCAACCTCCATAATTTGCTTAACTATATTAATAATATTTCTGCTTATAGGCGGTACCATTACAGCTGGATAATTATGTATAGTATATTCTTTTGTGTTTTCATTTTTGAAATCCCAATAATTGTTAGGAAGCTTTTTAAGTATAGATATTAATTTTTTATCTGTTTCTAACTGATGAGCTATTGTTTTTTGTTTCATAATTAATAGATTTTTTATATAGAGTTTCTTTATTCTAAATTAATAATAAATAAAATCAATAATAAAAAGGCTCAAACTTTTAAGTTTAAGCCTTTTATATTATAAATATATTAATAATTATTTTTTTGCTTTTTTAGATTTACTTGATGCTTTATCAGTTTTTTTATTTTGTTTATTTAATTTAAACATAAAGTCAAACACCTCTTTTACATCTTTTACAGGGTAGAAAATAAGAGAGCTTTTAACTTTATCAGGTATTTCATCTAAATCTCTTTTATTTTCAAAAGGTATTATAATATGCTTAATGAAACCTAATCTCTTAGCGGCTATAGTCTTTTCTTTAAGCCCTCCAATAGGAAGCACTTTTCCATTGAGAGAAAGCTCTCCTGTCATAGCAGTATCATTTCTAATAACTTTGTTCATAGCAAGCGATAATAAAGCAGTAGCCAAAGTAATACCCGCAGAAGGACCGTCTTTTGGAGTAGCACCTTCTGGTATGTGCAAGTGTATTATAGCGTCATTAAAATAATTCTCATCAACGCCGTAATTTTTAGCAACACTTTTTACATAGCTGTAAGCAATCTGCACACTCTCTGTCATCACCTCTCCAAGCTGACCTGTTATATTTATAGTGCCTGCATCTTTTTTCTCTTGTACTTTAATAGATTCTATAGTTAAAGTAGCCCCTCCCATAGAAGTCCAAGCTAAACCTATTGCATTTCCTGGTTTTAAATCTTTTTCTGTGAAGTCTTCTGTAAAGATTGGCTTTTTTAAGTACTTTTCTAAATCTTTAGAATCTATAGTTATATTATAATTTTCTTTGTTGTTTGATACTACATCGGCAGCAATTTTTCTGCATATTTTTTCTATCATTCTCTCGAAGTTACGAACCCCCGCCTCTCTTGCATAACCATTAACTATATTCTCTATAGCCTTGTTTGTAAACTTAACATTTTTAGCAATTAAACCATGTGCTTTTAATTGTCTTGGTATTATATATTTTGTAGCAATTTTTAGTTTCTCTTCCATAATGTAGCCAGAGAGCCTAATTACTTCCATTCTGTCAAGCAAAGGTCTTGGAATAGTGTCTAATGTATTTGCTGTTGTAATAAACAAAATATTAGATAAATCAAAAGGCAAATCAAGATAATGGTCTCTAAAAGAAGAGTTCTGTTCTGGGTCTAACACTTCAAGCAATGCACTTGAAGGGTCGCCCTGAAAACTTGCACCTAATTTATCTATTTCATCAAGCATTAAAACAGGGTTTTTAGATTTAACAATTTTTAAAGCCTCAATTATTTTACCAGGCATAGCACCAATATATGTTCTTCTGTGTCCTTTAATTTCTGCCTCATCTCTCATACCGCCTAATGAAAACCTAAAGAAAGGTCTGTCTAATGCCTCTGCAATGCTTTTTCCTATAGATGTTTTACCAACTCCCGGAGGGCCTACAAAACATAGTATTGAAGATTTTTTATTTGGGTTTAATTTTCTCACTGCCAAAAACTCATATATTCTCTCTTTTACATCTTCTAAGCCATAATGGTCTTTGTCTAATATTTTTTTGCTTTTTGTTATGTCTTCTCTCTCTTTGTTTTCTTTGTTCCAAGGGAGTGCAAACAATGTATCAAGATAATTTTTTGAAACAGTATACTCTGGAGAATGTGTATCTATTGTAGAAATTTTTTCTATTTCTTGCTCCATTCTCTCTCTTACTTCATCTACAATTTTTAGTTCTTTTAACTCTTTTTTATATTTATCTATATCTTTTTGTTTTGGGTCTGTGTCGTAGCCTAATTCTTTTTTTATCTCTTTTAACTGCTCTTTTAGAAAATAATCTCTCTGCTGTTTTTGTATTTTGGAGTTAATGCTTCCTTGAATTTTTTGCTGAAGTTTTGTTATCTCTCTCTCTTTTTGAAGAAGCAGTAAAACTTTTTCTAATCTCTCTTGTACATCAAAAGTTTCTAATATTTCTTGCTGACTGGCTCTTTCAACATTTATCATAGAAGTTACAAAATCTGCTAATTTACCCGGGTCATCAACATTCACCATAGTAAGACGCATCTCTTCTGTAAAAAGAGGATTGCTTTCACTTAATGATTTCACCTCAGAAAGTAAAGCTCTTGTATATGCTTTTATCTCTTTTGCCTCTTTATCATTATTGGTTGTTACTATGTCTGGTATATATAATGGCTCTGCTCTAATTACAGGTTCTGTGGAAATATACCTTATTATTTTATATCTCTTAATTGAATTAATAAGCAGATTAAGCCCACCGTCTGGAAGATTAAGTTTTTTAAATACCTTTACAACAACACCAACTTTATATATTTCATCTATAGTCGTTTTTTTTATATCTTTAGGCTCATCTTGTATATACAAATTAAGACCTAAAAAGCCATCATTTTCTGCTATGGCTTTATTTACAGCATTAGCCTGAGAGGCTGGTATTGGAAATGGTGCATAAAGACCAGGAAATAATGGCTTTCCCATAACAGGTATTATTATTAATCTTGATGGAAGTTTATCTTCAACTATTGATATTGCATTATCAGAATTGTCATCATTCTCTTGAGACGTTTCAATAGTTTCATTTTCTATATTTTCGTTTTTTTCTATATCTTTATTTTCATTATTTTCACTCATTTTATTTTCTCCAAAAATATGTTTTTACATTATAAACAAACTAATTATTTTGTCAAAATTTAATACATTTTAAATATAAAAAAATAAATAACATAATAATTATTTTTTTAAACATATATAATTATATTATTGTAAATAATGAACGATTTATAGTAAAGATTTTTAAAGTTTATACTATACGTGTGGCTTTAGTCACGGTGATATTTGACAAAAGGAAGTGCCTGCGACTGAAAGAAGTACCTTTAGGTGTGGGATTAGTATAAAAGAAGCAAAAGAACTGCATTTCTTAGCTAAAATACAAACATTATATTATTTATTATATTATTAATATATAAGATTTAAATACTTGCACTTTCGCGAAGCGTGCCCGGAGGGTACATGCCACCAGTTCTTTTATCGACACTCTGCGTGCCGTAGGCAAGGTACCTTTCGGTATTGGTATAAAAGAACCAAAAGAACTACATTGTTTAGCTTAAAATGTTGGTATTACAATATAGTTTATACAGAATAAAATAAAAATTTACACCAAATACATTTATTTTATTATATATATTTTTTATTGTTTAGGTGTTGATGTTGGATATTCTCCATTAAAACAGCCTATACAATAGTTTGTGCCGCCTAAAGCTTTAAACATATCTTCTATAGATAAATATTCTAAACTATCTGCATTAATCTCTT
It encodes the following:
- a CDS encoding DNA methylase; amino-acid sequence: MKQKTIAHQLETDKKLISILKKLPNNYWDFKNENTKEYTIHNYPAVMVPPISRNIINIVKQIMEVDSLLDPFSGSGTVLVEGMLANIKTVYGNDINPLAILISKVKTNKLNIHELKKEVSVFLENINNDYNENMNFYEGADEYCKKKIDITSKNGWGDNAPKYLREYIKLNKINFEVPDFKNIGYWFKPRVILQLQMIKKHILTIKNENIRNFVFVAFSELIRIVSNRRNGEFKMFRMSPIKVENFTPDVLKEFTYILESNIEKMYSFVEACLKNNSNSKVKIFNNNVIDLFCIPDLSIDLVITSPPYGDSRTTVAYGEYSRLSLQWLDLFELSQKEIMTLDKKLMGGAKFKKGFEFSIPSKTLNKSLKSIKNIDLERAGDVYSFYLDLEKAISSISKKTKKGAYQFWVVANRTVKGELLKTDKIITEIASKYNMDYVYTINRNIINKVMPSLNSPTNIAGKKSETMCNEHIVILRKQ
- the lon gene encoding endopeptidase La — encoded protein: MSENNENKDIEKNENIENETIETSQENDDNSDNAISIVEDKLPSRLIIIPVMGKPLFPGLYAPFPIPASQANAVNKAIAENDGFLGLNLYIQDEPKDIKKTTIDEIYKVGVVVKVFKKLNLPDGGLNLLINSIKRYKIIRYISTEPVIRAEPLYIPDIVTTNNDKEAKEIKAYTRALLSEVKSLSESNPLFTEEMRLTMVNVDDPGKLADFVTSMINVERASQQEILETFDVQERLEKVLLLLQKEREITKLQQKIQGSINSKIQKQQRDYFLKEQLKEIKKELGYDTDPKQKDIDKYKKELKELKIVDEVRERMEQEIEKISTIDTHSPEYTVSKNYLDTLFALPWNKENKEREDITKSKKILDKDHYGLEDVKERIYEFLAVRKLNPNKKSSILCFVGPPGVGKTSIGKSIAEALDRPFFRFSLGGMRDEAEIKGHRRTYIGAMPGKIIEALKIVKSKNPVLMLDEIDKLGASFQGDPSSALLEVLDPEQNSSFRDHYLDLPFDLSNILFITTANTLDTIPRPLLDRMEVIRLSGYIMEEKLKIATKYIIPRQLKAHGLIAKNVKFTNKAIENIVNGYAREAGVRNFERMIEKICRKIAADVVSNNKENYNITIDSKDLEKYLKKPIFTEDFTEKDLKPGNAIGLAWTSMGGATLTIESIKVQEKKDAGTINITGQLGEVMTESVQIAYSYVKSVAKNYGVDENYFNDAIIHLHIPEGATPKDGPSAGITLATALLSLAMNKVIRNDTAMTGELSLNGKVLPIGGLKEKTIAAKRLGFIKHIIIPFENKRDLDEIPDKVKSSLIFYPVKDVKEVFDFMFKLNKQNKKTDKASSKSKKAKK